From a region of the Hyphomicrobiales bacterium genome:
- a CDS encoding HK97 family phage prohead protease, protein MLMRKHINLQDAVIKMDGDSGSFEGYASVFGGVDSYGDTIVRGAFESTLRNNGKPKMFFNHEWTMPIGKWTTVREDDHGLYVAGELTPGLNVASEVRAAMKHQTLDGLSIGGFLKKGDYDETEGGRVIRRWSSLVEISPVVFPADAAARVDLGSVKGSADLAEAIEEISSVRELESFLRDAGGLTKGAAVALVARAKVVMGLQGEPAPDTPEAKQLQLLGVRMRLAALAA, encoded by the coding sequence ATGCTGATGCGCAAGCACATCAACCTTCAGGATGCCGTCATCAAGATGGACGGCGACAGTGGCAGCTTCGAAGGCTACGCCAGCGTTTTCGGCGGGGTGGACAGCTACGGCGACACCATCGTGCGCGGCGCCTTTGAAAGCACGCTGCGCAACAACGGCAAGCCGAAGATGTTTTTCAACCACGAATGGACCATGCCGATCGGCAAGTGGACCACCGTGCGCGAAGACGACCACGGCCTGTACGTGGCCGGCGAACTGACGCCCGGCCTGAACGTGGCCAGCGAAGTGCGCGCCGCCATGAAGCACCAGACGCTGGACGGGCTGAGCATCGGCGGCTTTTTGAAAAAGGGCGACTACGACGAAACCGAAGGCGGGCGCGTCATCCGGCGCTGGTCCAGCCTGGTGGAGATCAGCCCGGTGGTCTTCCCGGCTGACGCCGCGGCCCGGGTTGACCTGGGCAGCGTCAAAGGCAGCGCCGACCTGGCCGAAGCCATCGAAGAAATCAGCAGCGTTCGTGAACTTGAGAGCTTTCTGCGGGATGCAGGCGGCCTCACCAAAGGGGCCGCCGTAGCGCTGGTGGCCCGCGCCAAGGTGGTGATGGGACTGCAGGGGGAGCCTGCACCCGACACACCCGAGGCGAAACAACTGCAGCTGCTCGGCGTGCGCATGAGGCTCGCCGCGTTGGCCGCATAG
- a CDS encoding phage portal protein, with protein sequence MALLDSIRGWFGRAGAMGERAGAQASIPSMALVPDTANIGADAALQISTVWACVERRASIIASLPLFAYTQAGNGMKELARASSLYGLLHNSPNARMTPYEFWRAMVMNHDLRGNAYARIERNAAGEATALWPMPADQVTPIVLNDGAMVYQYQIDSDLAIIAAANVLHLKGLGNGTTGLSKLEFMRATTDETAKAQTSAAKIFGSSGKPTGVLMIDRVLKPDQREALQLRFAEMASGNTARLYVLEADMKYQQLSISPEDQQLLETRRFSVEEICRWFDVPPVLVHHANVTTWGSGIEQIVAGFHKFTVRPMLVSIEQAVTKRVMTSQQRATMSVEFNFEALLRGDPAARAQFYATGLQNGYITRNEVRQLENLPRDASPQADALTAQTNLVPLAQLGKASEPVADPDPQSLSAAVAMTINKAAQEDGAQRRHAEIVAALRDANNRPAAPAAATVSRHSPAHALGAAPC encoded by the coding sequence ATGGCCCTACTTGACAGCATCCGCGGCTGGTTTGGCCGCGCCGGCGCAATGGGTGAACGGGCCGGCGCACAGGCCAGCATCCCCAGCATGGCGCTGGTGCCCGACACCGCCAACATCGGCGCCGATGCGGCCCTGCAGATCAGCACCGTCTGGGCCTGCGTTGAACGCCGCGCCAGCATCATTGCCAGCCTGCCGCTGTTTGCCTACACCCAGGCCGGCAACGGCATGAAGGAACTGGCCCGCGCCAGCAGCCTGTACGGCCTGCTGCACAACAGCCCCAATGCGCGGATGACGCCATACGAATTCTGGCGGGCCATGGTGATGAACCATGACCTGCGCGGCAACGCCTACGCGCGCATCGAACGCAACGCCGCCGGCGAAGCCACCGCGCTGTGGCCCATGCCGGCTGACCAGGTGACGCCCATCGTGCTGAACGACGGCGCCATGGTGTACCAGTACCAGATCGACAGCGACCTGGCCATCATCGCCGCGGCCAACGTGCTGCACCTCAAGGGCCTGGGCAACGGCACTACCGGCCTGTCGAAGCTCGAATTCATGCGGGCCACCACCGACGAAACGGCCAAGGCGCAGACCAGCGCCGCCAAGATATTCGGCAGCAGCGGCAAGCCCACCGGCGTGCTGATGATCGACCGCGTGCTCAAGCCAGACCAGCGCGAGGCTTTGCAGCTGCGCTTTGCCGAGATGGCCAGCGGCAACACCGCCCGGCTGTACGTGCTGGAAGCGGACATGAAGTACCAGCAGCTCAGCATCAGCCCCGAAGACCAGCAGCTGCTGGAGACGCGGCGCTTCAGCGTCGAAGAAATCTGCCGCTGGTTTGACGTGCCGCCAGTGCTGGTGCACCACGCCAACGTCACCACCTGGGGCAGCGGCATTGAACAGATCGTGGCCGGCTTCCACAAGTTCACCGTGCGGCCCATGCTGGTCAGCATCGAGCAGGCGGTGACCAAGCGCGTGATGACATCGCAGCAGCGCGCCACCATGAGCGTGGAATTCAACTTTGAGGCCCTGCTGCGTGGCGACCCCGCCGCACGCGCGCAGTTCTACGCCACCGGCCTTCAAAACGGCTACATCACCCGCAACGAAGTGCGCCAGCTTGAAAACCTGCCGCGCGATGCCAGCCCGCAGGCTGACGCGCTGACCGCGCAGACCAACCTGGTGCCGCTGGCCCAGCTGGGCAAGGCCAGTGAACCCGTGGCCGACCCGGATCCGCAAAGCCTGTCCGCCGCAGTGGCCATGACCATCAACAAGGCCGCGCAGGAAGACGGCGCGCAGCGCCGCCATGCCGAGATCGTGGCCGCGCTGCGTGACGCCAACAACCGGCCGGCGGCGCCGGCGGCAGCAACAGTTTCTCGCCATTCACCTGCTCACGCACTAGGAGCCGCACCATGCTGA